The genomic window GCAGCACCTTCGTCCCACTCTACGACAGCTACTTCCTGGGCGGCCCCCGGAGCCTCCGGGGCTTCGACTATGCGCTCGTCGGCCCGAACTATCTCCCGTACGACTTCCCGATCGGCGGCCAGACGATGGCCTTCACCAACCTCGAGCTTACGATTCCCCTGGTCGACCGCGTGCGCCTGGCGACCTTTACCGACATCGGCTTCAACGCGGGTTCGCTGATCGGCCCCAACCCGACACCGAACGTCCCCGGCATCATCGCCGGGGAAGGAATCAACGTCGTCGCTGATGCAGGCTTGGGTCTCCGCCTCTACCTGCCGATCGGTCCCCTGCGCCTCGACTACGCGATTCCCTACATTTACACATCCTGGCTCAACCAGACCGGACGATTTTACTTTGACGTCGGTTACTCGTTTTAACTACTTTGCAGGACGCAACATGAAACCAGGATTGCTCTTCTTATCGGCTCTGCTTCTTTCCGCATCGCTTGCCGGTGCGCAACAACTCAAGATTGCTACCTTCGACTTCCAAAAAGCCTTTAGCGAATACTACAAGACGAAGGACGCGGAGGCGGAGCTCCAAGCCCGCGTAGCCACGTTCAAGAAGGAAGACCAAGAGCGGACCAACGACTACCGGAAGATTGCCGAAGAGGCCCAGAAGCTCCAGGACGGCGCCCAGGACAAGACCCTTTCCGAGGCGGCACGCCAGGAGAGGCTGAAGGCCTTCCAGGCCAAGGTGCAGGAGGTGCAAAACCTGCAGCGGGCGATTCAGGAGTTTCGCACCACCCGCGGCCGCGAGCTCGAAGAGCGTTCGCAGCGCATCCGGCAGGGGCTCATCGACGAAATTACCAAGATCGTCGTCGATGTCGGAGCCAAGGACAAGTATACCCTGGTGATCGACAAGACCGGCCGGAGCCTCAATGGCACTCCGGTACTCCTCTATTCCCAGGATCTTCCTGACATCACCGAGGAGGTCGTTCGGGCGATCAACGCGACCAAGGGGGCGGCCCCCAAGGCGGCCTCCGCCCATCCATGACCGAGGCTCGGAGTGGCATCTTTCCTGCTGGGAGAATTGGCCGACCTGGTTGACGGCGAAGTCCACGGGGAAAGAAAGACGGCCATCCGGGGAGTCGCCTCCCTGGAGTCGGCGGAAGAGGGCGAGATCTCCTTCTACGCAAACCCCAGGTACGAGAAGGCGGCACGCCAGACCAAGGCATCGGCGCTCCTGGTGAAGCGGGATCTTTCCGGAGACTTCCCGTGCGCCTTGGTTCGCGTCGAGTCACCCTCCCTGGCCTTTTCCAAGGTGGTCGCGCTCTTCGCTCCCCCTCCGATTCCGTATCCGCCGGGCGTCCATCCGACGGCGGTGGTCGCACCTGAAGCCTGGCTCGGGCCGGGGGTCCACGTCGGCCCCCAAGCCGTCCTCGAAGCCGGTGTGCATGCGGGTGCGGGCACCATCATCGGCGCCGGTTGCTTTATCGGTGCCGAGACCGTCCTGGGAGAGCAGTGCTTCCTCCACCCCCGCGTCGTCGTCCGCGAGCGGTGCAGGATTGGCAAGCGCGTGATCCTCCATTGTGGTGCCGTGATCGGCTCCGACGGCTTTGGCTACGAATTTTCCGGCGGCCGCCATCGGAAGATTCCGCAGATCGGAACGGTTCAGCTCGACGACGACGTCGAGGTCGGGGCGAATGCCACGATTGACCGGGGACGCTTCGGCAAGACCTGGATCCAGGAAGGCTGCAAGATCGACAATCTCGTCCAGGTCGCCCATAACGTCGTCCTGGGACCTCACTGCCTGATTGTTGCCCAGACGGGCATTTCCGGCAGCACGACCCTCGGATCGCGCGTCACGCTCGCCGGCCAAGTCGGCCTCGCGGGCCATCTCCATATCGGCGACGGTGCGGTCATCACCGCCCAATCGGGCATCACCAAGGACGTGCCCCCCGGAGCGGTTCTCTCGGGCCGCCATGGGCGGCCTGCGAACGACGCCCTCCGGCTGGAAGCCCTCTATCTCCGACTCCCCGAAATCTGGCATCGGCTCCGGGAGCTGGAAAAGCGGATCGGGACAGGAGCCGACGGCTTCGAACCTCTCTCCCATTCAGGCCGCCCATGAATGCGCTGCGGATCGGCCTGGTCGGACTGGGGACAGTCGGAACCAGCGTCTGGAAAAATCTTCGCTCTCAGGAAGAGCTCCTCTTCCGGCGCTGCGGGAAAGCGCTCCGCATCGAAAAGGTAGCGGAGAAGGACCGCGAACGGGCTCGAACAGCCGGCGTTCCCGATTCCCAGTGGACCAGCGACTGGCGGGATCTGGCGCTCGACCCTTCCTTGGACGTCGTGGTCGAGCTCATCGGGGGGACCGGGATCGCCGCCGAAGTCATCCGGGAAAGCCTCTCCCACGGAAAGGATGTGGTCACCGCAAACAAGGCACTCCTGGCGGAACGGGGAAAGGAGCTCACCACCCTCGCCGCCGAACGGGGCAGGCGCCTTCTCTTCGAGGCGAGCGTCGCTGGCGGCATCCCTCTGCTCTTGGCACTGAGGGAGGGATTGATCGCCAATGAGATCCTTTCCCTTCACGGCATCATCAACGGGACCTGCAATTACCTCCTTTCCGCCATGGCCTCCCGCGGTCTTCCGTACCGGGAAGCGCTTCGGGAGGCGAAGGAGCTCGGCTACGCGGAAGCCGACGAGAGCCTCGACGTCGCCGGTCATGACACCGCCCACAAAGCGGTCCTGCTCTCGGCTCTTGCCTACGGCTTCTGGCCGCGGCTCGAAGAGGTTCATACCGAAGGGATCCAGCACATCGACCCGCTCGACCTCCATTTTGCTCAGGAGCTCGGATACAGCCTGAAGCTCCTTGCGATCCTCCGCAGTCACGCGACGAGCGGCGAGATCGAGGTGCGCGTTCATCCGACCCTCCTCCGAAAAGGCCACCTCCTGAGCTCGGTGAGCGGCGTCTTCAACGCGGTTGCCGTCTGGGGAGACGTGGTCGGCGAAACCCTCTTCTACGGCCGCGGAGCGGGCGGGGACCCCACGTCGAGCGCTGTCCTGAGTGATCTTGCATCCCTCGCCTCGGGGGAGGCCACCGTCCGGGAGGTTGCCGCTTCCTCGGTCTGGCAGGCTGCACTCTCGCTGCGACCGATGGCGCGGATCTTTTCCCGTTACTACGTTCGCTTTCTTGTGGAAGATCGGCCTGGCGTCCTGGCTGAGATCGCTCGCGTCTTCGCCGCGGAGAAGATCAGCATCTCCTCGGTCATCCAGCCCGAAGGGCATCGAGGAGAAACCGTCCCGCTCATCGTCCTGCTCCATCGCTCCCGGGAAGCCGACGTGCAGCGGGCCTGCCGGATCATCGAAACCCTTCCCACCGTGAAAGAGCCGGCGATTCTCCTGCGCGTGGAAGATCTCGACCCGGAAGAGGAACAAGCCTCATGAGGCCATGGGCGGGTGTGATCGCAGCGTATCGGGATCGCCTTGCGCTCCCGGAGGGAACCCCCGATTGTACCCTCCTGGAGGGCAATACCCCGCTCGTCCCTTCCGTGGCGCTGCAGAGGAGCCTGCCGGGAAACCTCGCCATCTTCTTCAAGTACGAAGGCCTCAACCCGACCGGCTCGTTCAAGGACCGCGGCATGGTCGTGGCGTTCGCCCGGGCCCTGGCGCGGAAGGCTCGCGTCTGCCTCTGTGCCAGCACCGGCAACACGGCGGCGTCGGCGGCCGCCTATGCGGCCCGCTCCGGTCTCCGCTGCATCGTCCTCCTTCCCGAGGGGAGCATCGCCCGTGGGAAGCTCGCACAGGCCGCGATGCACGGAGCCACGATCGTTTCGATTTCCGGCCCCTTCGACAATGCGATGCGGATGGCGCAGGAGCTCGTGCGGCAGCGGCCTGAGATCGAGCTCGTCAACTCAGTCAACCCCTTCCGGATCGAAGGCCAGAAGACGGCCGCCTTCGAAATCTCCGACACCCTGGGTGACGCTCCCGACTTCCACTTCCTGCCCGTCGGCAACGCGGGCAACATCACGGCCTACTGGAAGGGCTACCGGGAGTACGCGGATGCGGGGAGAATTGCACGGTTGCCGCGGATGGTCGGCTTTCAGGCGGCGGGAGCGGCTCCGATCGTGGAGGGACGAGTCATCCCCGATCCGCAGACCGTCGCTTCGGCGATCCGCATTGGCAACCCTGCGAGCTGGAAGGGAGCCCTCGCCGCGGCAAGCGACTCGGGCGGATGGTTCGGCTCGGTCACCGACGACGAGATCCTCGATGCCTATCAATTCCTCGCCCGGGAGGAGGGCCTCTTCGTCGAACCCGCTTCCGCGGCGGGAGTGGCGGGACTTCGCAAGGTGGCCGCGCAGGGGCGCATCCCCCCCGGGAGCCACATCGTCATCACCTTGACCGGCCACGGACTCAAGGATCCGGACATGGCCGCGCGTGTCGCCGCTCCCAAGCCGATCTCGATCGGACCGACGCTCGCCGAGCTTGTGCACGCGATCGAGGGATGAGGCATTCTCGTCTCATTCCCTTCTTTGACAAGGGGTGGGACGAGCGAGTAGAGTAGCCCACTCGACCATGACCCTCACCGAACAACTTCTCGCCCGAGCCAGCGGAAAAAGGACGGTTTCTCCTGGAGACAACATCTGGGTGAGCGTCGACCTGCTCCTTACCCATGACATCTGTGGCCCGGGAACCATCGGCGTCTTTCGGCGGGAATTCGGCAAATCGGCTCGGGTCTGGGACCCGCGCAAGGTCGTCATCATCCCCGATCATTACATCTTCACTTCCGATTCCCAGTCGAACCGCAACGTCGACCTCCTGCGCGAATTCGCCCGCGAGCAGCAGCTGCCCTACTTCTACGACGTGATCGATGACGCGACCGGGCACTGGCAGTTCGACCCCTCTCGAGGCCCTCTGGCCCGCCAGTACGGCGATCGCTACGGAGGCGTCTGCCATGCCGCCGCTCCCGAGCGCGGCCACGTCCGGCCGGGGGAGATCTTCCTGGGCACCGACAGCCACACCTGCACCGCCGGGGCCTTCAACCTTTTTGCCACCGGCATCGGGAACACTGATGCCGGCTTCGTCCTGGGTACGGGGAAACTGCTCCTCAAGGTCCCCCCCACCCTGCGCTTCCGCCTGGAAGGCGCGCTTCCCAAGGGAGTCATGGCGAAGGACGTGATTCTTGAGATCATCGGGCGGATGGGATTCGATGGGGCGACTTACTGCGCCATGGAGTTCGACGGCCCCGGGGTCGCCAGCCTTTCGATCGAGGACCGGATGACCATCGCGAACATGGCGATCGAGGCGGGGGGCAAGAACGGCATCTTTCCCGCCGACGAGAAGACCCTCGATTTCGTGCGGCAAAGCTGCACACGCAACGGCACCTATCCGACATTCGCACCGGTGGAACCCGATCCGGGAGCACGTGTTCTCTCCGAGCAGACCATCGATCTTTCTACCCTTGAGCCGACCGTCGCCCAACCGCCCAACCCCGGCAACCGGGAGCTCGCGGAGCGTCTCTCCTCGGTGCGGATCGACCGCGCCTACCTCGGCTCCTGCACGGGCGGAAAGCTCTCCGACTTTCTCGCCTTTGCACAGATCCTCGAGGGCAGGCAGGTGGCGGTGGAGACCTTCGCCGTCCCCGCCACGCCGAATGTCGCGGCCGCGCTCCACCAGCAACAGATCGGTGGGAAGAGCGTCTGGGAGATCCTGAGCTCCGCCGGCGTCCGCCTCACCGAGAACGCCTCGTGCGCCGCCTGCCTGGGCGGACCCATGGACACCTTCGGGCGGCTCGACCGGCCGATGGTCTGCATTTCGGCGACCAACCGGAACTTTCCGGGACGGATGGGCCACAAGGAATCCAAGGTCTACCTGGCTTCCCCCTACACCGTCGCCGCCTCCGCGCTGACCGGACGAATCACCGATCCACGGGAATACCTGCCTTCGTGAACCTTTCCTTCGCTCGCTTTCTACCGCGCGCTTTCGCCTTTTTCGCCTTTGGTAGCTTGGCCTGCGCCCTCCTCCTGAGCCTTTCGGGATGCGCAACGGTCATCGGGGGCTACGACCTCGTCACCCGGAACGACGCCCCGCTCTATTACCAGGGCCCAGGTCAGGAAGTGCCCGACACCTACCTCGATAAGGGAACCCGGGTAAAGATCCTTCAATCGGCGGGCGCCTATGCTCGCGTCGAAACGACCCGGGGAGTCCGCGGCTTTATCCGTCTCTCCGACCTGGAAAAGGGGCCGGAGCAAGCCGGAACGGGGGCCTACGGCGGTGCCTCGATGGGCAGCGGCGGAATGTATTGACGAGCTCCGACCCCTCTCAAAATCTCCTTGCCATGGGTCGATCGCCGCAGTTCTCTCGTTTGTTCCCCTGAGGACAGGTGCCAGAGCGGTTGATTGGGCACGCCTGGAAAGCGTGTGGCCGTCAAAAACGGCCCGAGGGTTCGAATCCCTCCCTGTCCGCCACTTCAGTCCCTGAGTGGGCACTACGTTTACCCCGCTTTTCGCCACGAGCGTCGGGAGCAGCGCCTGCACGGTGTCGAAGGTCTCGCGGTCGATGATCGGCGGGCCCGGAACCGTGACGATCTCGCTGACCGGCTTCAACTTTTTGGCCTTGGATCGCTTGTTGAACTCGTGCTCGCCCATATAGGTGCGGCGCGTCAGGATGCGGTGAACCTGACCGGGTGTGCGACAAGCCCCGTCCTTCCGGGCGGGGAAGGATAGCGCGGTCGTCCTTGGCTTTGGCTGGGTGTCTGTTGCTGGATGGACTCGTCACTGGACATTCCACGGAGACCAGGGAACGTTTGCATCCATCATGATACACCCGTATGATTGAGCGCATGCGGCGGCTGCAAGCCTTCAGGTTTCAACTGCGGCCAGACGGCCAGCAAGAGCGGCAAATGCGCCGCTTCGCTGGCTCGTGTCGGGTTGTGTTCAACGAGGCGTTGAACTTGCAGATGGCGCGTTACGATGCCGGAGAGAAGAGGCTCGGTTACGCCGGGCTGTGCAAGGAGCTTACGAAATGGCGTAACGGCGATCCCATGCCTTCCGGGCGTGTCGCGC from Methylacidimicrobium sp. B4 includes these protein-coding regions:
- a CDS encoding OmpH family outer membrane protein; protein product: MKPGLLFLSALLLSASLAGAQQLKIATFDFQKAFSEYYKTKDAEAELQARVATFKKEDQERTNDYRKIAEEAQKLQDGAQDKTLSEAARQERLKAFQAKVQEVQNLQRAIQEFRTTRGRELEERSQRIRQGLIDEITKIVVDVGAKDKYTLVIDKTGRSLNGTPVLLYSQDLPDITEEVVRAINATKGAAPKAASAHP
- the lpxD gene encoding UDP-3-O-(3-hydroxymyristoyl)glucosamine N-acyltransferase, with amino-acid sequence MASFLLGELADLVDGEVHGERKTAIRGVASLESAEEGEISFYANPRYEKAARQTKASALLVKRDLSGDFPCALVRVESPSLAFSKVVALFAPPPIPYPPGVHPTAVVAPEAWLGPGVHVGPQAVLEAGVHAGAGTIIGAGCFIGAETVLGEQCFLHPRVVVRERCRIGKRVILHCGAVIGSDGFGYEFSGGRHRKIPQIGTVQLDDDVEVGANATIDRGRFGKTWIQEGCKIDNLVQVAHNVVLGPHCLIVAQTGISGSTTLGSRVTLAGQVGLAGHLHIGDGAVITAQSGITKDVPPGAVLSGRHGRPANDALRLEALYLRLPEIWHRLRELEKRIGTGADGFEPLSHSGRP
- a CDS encoding homoserine dehydrogenase gives rise to the protein MNALRIGLVGLGTVGTSVWKNLRSQEELLFRRCGKALRIEKVAEKDRERARTAGVPDSQWTSDWRDLALDPSLDVVVELIGGTGIAAEVIRESLSHGKDVVTANKALLAERGKELTTLAAERGRRLLFEASVAGGIPLLLALREGLIANEILSLHGIINGTCNYLLSAMASRGLPYREALREAKELGYAEADESLDVAGHDTAHKAVLLSALAYGFWPRLEEVHTEGIQHIDPLDLHFAQELGYSLKLLAILRSHATSGEIEVRVHPTLLRKGHLLSSVSGVFNAVAVWGDVVGETLFYGRGAGGDPTSSAVLSDLASLASGEATVREVAASSVWQAALSLRPMARIFSRYYVRFLVEDRPGVLAEIARVFAAEKISISSVIQPEGHRGETVPLIVLLHRSREADVQRACRIIETLPTVKEPAILLRVEDLDPEEEQAS
- the thrC gene encoding threonine synthase, which translates into the protein MRPWAGVIAAYRDRLALPEGTPDCTLLEGNTPLVPSVALQRSLPGNLAIFFKYEGLNPTGSFKDRGMVVAFARALARKARVCLCASTGNTAASAAAYAARSGLRCIVLLPEGSIARGKLAQAAMHGATIVSISGPFDNAMRMAQELVRQRPEIELVNSVNPFRIEGQKTAAFEISDTLGDAPDFHFLPVGNAGNITAYWKGYREYADAGRIARLPRMVGFQAAGAAPIVEGRVIPDPQTVASAIRIGNPASWKGALAAASDSGGWFGSVTDDEILDAYQFLAREEGLFVEPASAAGVAGLRKVAAQGRIPPGSHIVITLTGHGLKDPDMAARVAAPKPISIGPTLAELVHAIEG
- a CDS encoding aconitase family protein, with the protein product MTLTEQLLARASGKRTVSPGDNIWVSVDLLLTHDICGPGTIGVFRREFGKSARVWDPRKVVIIPDHYIFTSDSQSNRNVDLLREFAREQQLPYFYDVIDDATGHWQFDPSRGPLARQYGDRYGGVCHAAAPERGHVRPGEIFLGTDSHTCTAGAFNLFATGIGNTDAGFVLGTGKLLLKVPPTLRFRLEGALPKGVMAKDVILEIIGRMGFDGATYCAMEFDGPGVASLSIEDRMTIANMAIEAGGKNGIFPADEKTLDFVRQSCTRNGTYPTFAPVEPDPGARVLSEQTIDLSTLEPTVAQPPNPGNRELAERLSSVRIDRAYLGSCTGGKLSDFLAFAQILEGRQVAVETFAVPATPNVAAALHQQQIGGKSVWEILSSAGVRLTENASCAACLGGPMDTFGRLDRPMVCISATNRNFPGRMGHKESKVYLASPYTVAASALTGRITDPREYLPS